Proteins encoded by one window of Blautia argi:
- a CDS encoding Dam family site-specific DNA-(adenine-N6)-methyltransferase: MENKKIIRSPFFYVGDKYKLMPQLKELMPKNIEQYIEPFVGGGSSFLNSKGNTYMLNDVDSYVVELHQQIGSYTGKSEELFGKLFDIIDFYGLSCSYRGIYVPEEMKKKYVKTYYSKYNKEAYIRMRRDFNAEKDDFLRLYLLLIYGFNHMIRFNRKGDFNLPVGNVDFNNNVYQALNNYLEFIGKHKIEFFNMDYISFLEKIEFGKSSYVFLDPPYLISMSEYNKLWNEKKEDELCEYLDALNDKGIRFGITNLITHKGKVNQRFLEWSKKYFAYDIKSNYISFNDNTIKADSQEVFVTNYA; this comes from the coding sequence ATGGAAAATAAAAAAATAATAAGGTCTCCGTTTTTCTATGTGGGAGATAAATATAAGCTTATGCCGCAGCTCAAAGAATTAATGCCAAAGAACATAGAACAGTATATAGAACCATTTGTGGGCGGTGGCAGTTCTTTTTTAAATTCCAAAGGAAATACATACATGTTAAATGATGTGGATTCCTATGTTGTAGAGCTGCATCAGCAAATAGGAAGTTATACTGGTAAATCAGAGGAATTATTTGGAAAATTATTTGATATAATAGATTTTTATGGCTTATCTTGTTCGTATCGTGGAATTTATGTGCCAGAAGAAATGAAAAAGAAATACGTGAAAACTTATTATTCAAAATACAATAAAGAAGCATATATTCGTATGAGAAGAGATTTTAATGCGGAAAAAGATGATTTTCTCAGATTATATCTACTACTGATATATGGATTTAATCATATGATTCGTTTTAATAGAAAGGGTGATTTTAATCTACCTGTGGGGAATGTGGATTTTAATAACAATGTATACCAAGCGTTAAATAATTACCTGGAGTTCATCGGGAAACATAAAATTGAATTTTTTAATATGGATTATATATCCTTTTTGGAAAAGATTGAGTTTGGGAAGAGTTCATATGTGTTTTTGGATCCACCCTATTTGATTTCCATGAGTGAATATAATAAACTGTGGAATGAAAAAAAAGAAGATGAGTTATGCGAATATTTAGATGCTCTAAATGATAAAGGGATTAGATTTGGAATAACAAACTTGATTACTCATAAAGGGAAGGTAAATCAAAGATTTTTAGAGTGGTCGAAAAAATATTTTGCATATGACATAAAGAGTAATTATATTAGTTTTAATGATAATACGATAAAAGCCGATTCACAGGAGGTGTTTGTCACAAATTATGCGTAG
- a CDS encoding DNA adenine methylase produces MYDINNRRYTGSKYKLLDWIEELILNNCDGESFFDVFAGTGIVSVHMSKYYKKVIMNDFLFSNEIIYKAFLGSGEYNIEVIEKYKKQFQTINPSKLKDNYFSENFGGKYFSYNDAKLIGEIREEIKRLKEGLTDREYCILLASLLYSMDKIANTVGHYDAYRKRDNIQDKFIYELINAEKTSDKFVIYRMDANKLVRKIKADIAFIDPPYNSRQYSRFYHVLENVVQWKKPRLEGVALKPQAENMSDYCRSNAPEVFADLIKNIDVKYIVVTYNNTYNSKSSSSKNKITLEEIKDILSLKGQTTVYEKSHQCFNAGKTEFSDHKEFVFITKVGTGDGK; encoded by the coding sequence ATGTATGACATTAATAATAGAAGATATACAGGAAGTAAATATAAGCTACTTGATTGGATAGAAGAATTGATATTAAATAATTGTGACGGAGAGAGTTTTTTTGATGTGTTTGCAGGCACAGGAATTGTGAGTGTCCATATGAGCAAATATTACAAGAAAGTTATCATGAATGATTTTTTGTTCTCGAATGAAATAATATATAAGGCTTTTTTGGGGAGCGGAGAGTACAATATAGAGGTAATTGAAAAATATAAAAAACAGTTTCAAACAATAAATCCTAGTAAATTAAAGGATAATTATTTTTCGGAAAATTTTGGAGGGAAATACTTTTCATATAATGACGCAAAATTAATAGGCGAGATCAGAGAAGAAATTAAAAGATTAAAAGAAGGATTAACAGATAGAGAATATTGTATCCTTTTAGCCTCTTTATTGTATTCAATGGATAAAATTGCAAATACGGTAGGGCATTATGACGCATATAGAAAAAGAGATAATATTCAAGATAAATTCATTTATGAGTTAATTAATGCAGAGAAAACATCTGATAAATTTGTTATTTATAGAATGGATGCAAATAAATTAGTACGAAAGATAAAAGCAGACATTGCGTTTATTGATCCTCCATATAACAGTCGACAATATAGCAGATTTTATCATGTTTTAGAAAATGTTGTTCAGTGGAAAAAGCCTCGATTAGAAGGAGTTGCGCTGAAGCCACAAGCAGAAAATATGAGTGACTATTGCAGAAGTAATGCTCCTGAGGTTTTTGCTGATTTAATCAAAAATATTGATGTGAAATATATCGTTGTTACATATAACAACACTTATAATTCAAAAAGCAGTTCTTCGAAAAATAAAATTACATTGGAAGAAATAAAAGATATTTTATCATTAAAGGGACAGACGACTGTTTATGAAAAGTCACATCAATGTTTTAATGCTGGGAAGACAGAATTTAGTGATCATAAAGAATTTGTTTTTATAACGAAAGTAGGTACAGGCGATGGAAAATAA
- the tnpB gene encoding IS66 family insertion sequence element accessory protein TnpB (TnpB, as the term is used for proteins encoded by IS66 family insertion elements, is considered an accessory protein, since TnpC, encoded by a neighboring gene, is a DDE family transposase.), with the protein MRKSIDGLCAIIQEQFSMDIDHALFLFCGRRCDRIKAILKEPDGIVMIYKRLTAQGSYRWPRNKSEVRNLTWREFDWLMSGLDIEQPKAIKST; encoded by the coding sequence ATGCGCAAGTCCATTGATGGATTGTGTGCGATTATCCAGGAACAGTTTTCGATGGATATTGACCATGCACTTTTTCTTTTCTGCGGCCGTAGATGCGACCGTATCAAAGCCATTTTAAAAGAACCTGACGGGATCGTTATGATCTATAAAAGGCTGACCGCCCAGGGATCTTACCGGTGGCCCAGGAATAAATCTGAAGTCCGGAATCTTACATGGCGGGAGTTCGACTGGCTGATGTCCGGCCTTGATATTGAGCAGCCAAAAGCGATTAAGTCAACATGA
- the tnpA gene encoding IS66 family insertion sequence element accessory protein TnpA produces the protein MSNKRAPGRSLDEWMELVTECRQSGLTDAAWCNEHGISPSCFYNAVTRLRKKACQIPDPVGKASTLDLTFHKQDVVQIAIEPESSPAGLIPDNGNSPMHLDNSHTIEIEADGLLIRMSNEIKPVLLKMLMDTLKESLC, from the coding sequence ATGAGTAATAAACGTGCTCCAGGACGTTCCTTGGATGAATGGATGGAACTGGTAACCGAATGCAGACAAAGCGGCCTGACAGATGCTGCATGGTGTAATGAACACGGGATATCTCCCAGCTGTTTTTACAATGCAGTTACCCGTCTCCGCAAAAAAGCCTGTCAGATACCGGATCCAGTTGGAAAAGCCAGCACTCTTGACCTTACGTTCCATAAACAGGATGTAGTCCAGATTGCTATAGAACCGGAGTCTTCTCCAGCAGGACTGATTCCAGATAATGGAAACAGTCCTATGCACCTTGACAATTCACATACGATTGAAATCGAAGCAGACGGATTGCTTATACGAATGAGTAATGAGATCAAACCGGTACTTCTGAAGATGCTTATGGATACGCTGAAGGAGTCATTATGTTAG
- a CDS encoding DUF3784 domain-containing protein, which produces MKLADLSTGPDWVVYVGFIIFAVLSIVLISGHGSWLISGYNTASKEEKAKYNEKKLCRTMGIGMSVIAILLLIMGVFENILPAFFVYIALGIILADVVIIIVLGNTICRR; this is translated from the coding sequence ATGAAACTGGCAGACTTATCAACTGGACCAGACTGGGTAGTATATGTTGGATTTATAATATTTGCTGTACTTTCCATAGTTTTGATTTCTGGACATGGAAGTTGGTTAATTTCCGGATATAATACAGCTTCAAAAGAAGAAAAGGCAAAATATAATGAAAAAAAGCTATGCAGAACAATGGGAATTGGAATGTCTGTTATAGCAATTCTTCTATTAATTATGGGGGTGTTTGAAAATATTTTACCGGCATTTTTTGTGTATATTGCATTGGGTATTATTTTAGCTGATGTTGTGATAATTATTGTCTTGGGAAATACAATATGTAGAAGGTGA